A part of Deinococcus betulae genomic DNA contains:
- a CDS encoding ABC transporter permease: MTALQRTDFARPAGGPSRWQMLAWQFAGLLVILGLWWLVTDVLKVYPPYVFPGPKAVWTEISYGLWGTGPQDGKLLSAIAGSLRRVLTGYVIAVALGVGVGLLMGAWRPLRTTLGAYLTGIQSVPSIAFVPFAILFLGLNERAVLFVVILEGFIPVALAVSGALLNVPPALRVAGRTLGAGPLSLMLRVLLPASVPNILTGLRTAWSFAWRALVGGELLIAGASSLGEQLEVGRNTANVALVLATIIIIGIIGGLFDALLRAAEGRVRRNYGLEVPQ, from the coding sequence ATGACTGCGCTGCAACGAACTGACTTCGCCCGCCCCGCCGGCGGTCCCTCTCGCTGGCAAATGCTGGCCTGGCAGTTCGCCGGCCTGCTGGTCATCCTGGGCCTGTGGTGGCTGGTCACCGATGTCCTGAAGGTGTATCCGCCCTACGTCTTTCCTGGGCCCAAGGCCGTCTGGACCGAAATCAGTTACGGCCTGTGGGGCACCGGACCCCAGGACGGCAAACTGCTGTCCGCGATTGCTGGCAGCCTGCGGCGCGTCCTGACGGGCTACGTCATCGCAGTGGCGCTGGGCGTTGGGGTCGGCCTGCTGATGGGGGCGTGGCGGCCTCTGCGCACGACGTTGGGCGCCTACCTGACAGGCATTCAGAGTGTCCCCAGCATCGCGTTCGTGCCGTTTGCCATCCTGTTTCTGGGCCTCAACGAGCGCGCGGTGCTGTTTGTGGTCATTCTGGAGGGCTTTATTCCGGTGGCGCTGGCGGTATCGGGCGCGCTGCTGAATGTCCCGCCCGCCCTGCGAGTGGCGGGGCGTACCCTGGGCGCCGGGCCGCTGAGCCTGATGCTGCGGGTGCTGCTGCCAGCCAGCGTGCCCAACATCCTGACTGGCCTGCGCACTGCCTGGAGCTTTGCCTGGCGGGCACTGGTGGGCGGCGAACTATTAATTGCCGGGGCCAGCAGTCTGGGCGAGCAATTAGAGGTGGGGCGCAACACCGCCAATGTGGCGCTGGTGCTGGCGACCATCATCATCATTGGCATTATCGGCGGGCTGTTTGACGCCCTGCTGCGCGCCGCTGAAGGTCGCGTGAGGCGCAATTACGGCCTGGAGGTGCCACAATGA
- a CDS encoding NAD(P)/FAD-dependent oxidoreductase — protein MSAPAQVVIVGGGYVGLDAYRALMRQLGEQVKRREVTITLINPVPYHTFHGFTGEGLGGLVPLTHTLTPLAPLIPHARFVQGQVTQVDLEARRVHVAQEDGAETWLPYDHLVLGIGSVDPLDQVPGLRAHGRRLKDSRDMHAFHAEVNGRFQARQPTTFNVIGGGYAGVEMAAALRERQQREGVGGEVHLLASGPVLETLGDRLAPLAAHARTSLRRAGVQVHEGERVTELVAAGAHASRFFPADLTLYAAGIAHTALPGTERLPRDARGRLLTDECMRVPGHANIWTGGDAARVRRPQRDEDCPVNALWAMKHGMCAGNNIGRSLKGQPLRPFAYRGLGQSASLGLGDGITELLGMRFTGPLAWVMRLAFFAWFMPSKAQGARVVADLLWRRPKAVRAAAVDTPSTVA, from the coding sequence GTGAGCGCGCCGGCGCAGGTGGTCATCGTGGGCGGCGGCTACGTGGGCCTGGACGCCTACCGCGCCCTGATGCGGCAGCTGGGTGAACAGGTCAAGCGCAGGGAGGTAACAATTACCCTGATTAACCCTGTCCCGTACCACACCTTCCACGGCTTCACGGGTGAGGGGCTGGGGGGCCTGGTGCCCCTGACGCATACCCTCACGCCCCTGGCGCCCCTCATTCCACACGCACGATTTGTCCAGGGCCAGGTGACACAGGTAGACCTGGAGGCCCGGCGGGTACACGTGGCGCAGGAGGACGGCGCGGAGACCTGGTTGCCCTACGACCATCTGGTGCTGGGCATCGGCTCCGTTGACCCGCTGGACCAGGTGCCTGGACTGCGCGCCCATGGCCGGCGCCTCAAAGATTCACGCGATATGCATGCATTTCACGCCGAAGTGAACGGCCGTTTCCAGGCTCGTCAACCCACCACGTTCAACGTGATTGGGGGCGGCTACGCGGGCGTGGAGATGGCGGCGGCCCTGCGCGAGCGCCAGCAGCGTGAAGGCGTGGGAGGCGAAGTTCATCTGCTGGCCAGTGGTCCGGTGCTGGAGACCCTGGGTGACCGCCTGGCCCCACTGGCCGCCCACGCCCGCACCTCGTTGCGCCGCGCTGGGGTCCAGGTGCACGAAGGCGAGCGGGTCACCGAACTGGTCGCAGCTGGCGCTCACGCTTCTCGCTTCTTTCCTGCTGACCTGACCCTTTACGCTGCCGGGATTGCCCACACGGCCTTGCCAGGCACTGAGCGTCTGCCACGCGACGCACGCGGCCGACTGCTGACCGACGAGTGTATGCGGGTGCCGGGCCACGCGAACATCTGGACTGGCGGGGACGCCGCGCGGGTCCGCCGCCCCCAGCGCGACGAGGACTGCCCCGTCAATGCCCTGTGGGCCATGAAACATGGCATGTGCGCTGGCAACAACATCGGCCGCAGTTTGAAAGGCCAACCCCTTCGCCCCTTCGCCTACCGTGGCCTGGGTCAGAGCGCCAGCCTGGGGCTGGGCGACGGCATTACCGAACTACTGGGCATGCGCTTCACGGGCCCACTGGCGTGGGTGATGCGCCTGGCCTTTTTCGCCTGGTTCATGCCAAGTAAGGCGCAGGGCGCACGTGTGGTGGCCGACTTGTTGTGGCGGCGGCCGAAAGCGGTGCGGGCCGCCGCAGTGGACACACCCAGCACGGTGGCCTGA
- a CDS encoding phosphoribosyltransferase family protein produces MKTFKVQVGQVTRELPIVPVAPGVSVALFNMLGDTEVTEAAGRELAALLPAEIEVLVTPEVKALSLAHVLSRESGKPYIVIRKTQKPYMVDPVAREVISITTGKPQMLVLDGFDVQKIRGRKVAIVDDVVSSGGTLHSIRQIIEEVGGEVAAVVAVFTEGQERPEVTALGHLPLFK; encoded by the coding sequence GTGAAGACGTTCAAGGTTCAAGTGGGTCAGGTTACCCGCGAGCTTCCCATCGTTCCCGTTGCGCCCGGCGTCAGTGTTGCTCTCTTTAACATGCTGGGTGACACCGAAGTCACCGAGGCGGCTGGGCGCGAACTGGCCGCCCTCCTGCCCGCCGAGATTGAGGTGCTGGTGACCCCCGAGGTGAAGGCGCTGTCGCTGGCGCATGTGCTGAGCCGGGAAAGCGGCAAGCCTTACATCGTGATCCGCAAGACCCAGAAACCCTACATGGTGGACCCGGTGGCGCGCGAGGTCATTTCAATCACCACAGGTAAGCCGCAGATGCTGGTGCTGGACGGCTTCGACGTGCAAAAAATTCGTGGCCGCAAGGTCGCCATCGTGGACGATGTGGTGTCCAGTGGCGGCACCTTGCACTCAATTCGCCAGATTATTGAAGAGGTGGGCGGTGAGGTCGCGGCGGTGGTTGCTGTGTTCACCGAAGGCCAGGAGCGCCCCGAGGTTACGGCGCTGGGCCACCTGCCCCTGTTCAAGTAA
- a CDS encoding nitrite/sulfite reductase yields the protein MSDIEALKKEVPPFQIFDLIPQYAAQGFIDPERIDLLKWAGVYPQRPQEDGFLMMRVRVPAAEFSSATLREVANIAEEYGRGFLDVTDRQAFQFHWLTIQDIPRIFDRLAPLGLHPKGACGDTVRAVIASPLAGLDAREIIDVRPLAFAMEGSLTGNPDFQDLPRKFKMSLTATPELEGIHLINDIGFLAHRVNGEIGFDVWVGGGLGAVAHLAKRLGVFIRPEEVVEVGQAITAAYRDHGYRQNRKKSRLKFLIKDLGAEKFREIVETEYLGRKLQDGPSAPVARFGGNDVLGINPQADGLNYVVVATTVGRINPEKARALADLADRYGKGTLRTTAFQNMVIPHVGTEDLEAISAELAALNLAPKATIRGTTIACTGNQFCRLALTETKARTADLVDHLEPLTLALDVPFTINLTGCSNACTRYQVADLGFMGANRTDKDGSVHEVYNVHLAGSIGQAQRTGTKLRGAVPAERLNEYTEAVLSDFQAGKAPGESFVEYADRMGHERFTPDAVLNAKEVVGA from the coding sequence ATGTCCGACATTGAAGCGCTGAAAAAAGAAGTTCCTCCCTTCCAGATTTTCGACCTGATTCCGCAGTACGCCGCCCAGGGCTTTATTGACCCCGAGCGCATTGACCTGCTCAAGTGGGCGGGCGTCTATCCGCAGCGCCCCCAGGAAGACGGCTTCCTGATGATGCGCGTGCGTGTGCCCGCCGCCGAGTTCTCCAGCGCCACCCTGCGCGAGGTCGCCAATATCGCCGAGGAGTACGGCCGGGGCTTTCTGGACGTGACCGACCGTCAGGCCTTTCAGTTTCACTGGCTGACCATTCAGGATATTCCGCGTATTTTTGACCGCCTGGCCCCGCTCGGGCTGCACCCCAAAGGTGCGTGCGGCGACACGGTGCGCGCAGTGATTGCCAGTCCCCTGGCCGGCCTGGACGCCCGCGAGATCATAGACGTGCGCCCGCTGGCCTTTGCCATGGAAGGCAGCCTGACCGGTAACCCTGACTTTCAGGACCTGCCGCGCAAGTTCAAGATGAGCCTGACCGCCACGCCCGAGCTGGAAGGCATTCACCTGATTAACGACATCGGCTTTCTGGCACACCGCGTGAACGGCGAGATCGGCTTCGATGTCTGGGTGGGGGGTGGCCTGGGGGCCGTGGCGCACCTGGCCAAGCGCCTGGGCGTGTTCATCCGCCCGGAAGAAGTCGTGGAGGTCGGCCAGGCCATCACGGCGGCCTACCGCGACCACGGCTACCGCCAGAACCGCAAAAAGAGCCGCCTGAAGTTCCTGATCAAGGACCTGGGTGCCGAGAAGTTCCGCGAGATTGTCGAAACCGAGTATCTGGGCCGCAAGCTGCAAGACGGCCCCTCAGCCCCCGTGGCCCGCTTCGGCGGCAACGACGTGCTGGGCATCAACCCGCAGGCCGACGGCCTGAATTACGTGGTCGTGGCCACCACCGTGGGCCGCATCAATCCCGAAAAGGCGCGCGCGCTGGCTGACCTGGCCGACCGCTACGGCAAGGGCACGCTGCGCACCACCGCCTTCCAGAACATGGTGATTCCGCATGTGGGCACAGAGGACCTGGAGGCCATCAGCGCCGAACTGGCCGCCCTGAATCTGGCGCCGAAGGCCACCATTCGCGGCACCACCATCGCCTGCACCGGCAACCAGTTCTGCCGCCTGGCCCTGACCGAGACCAAGGCGCGCACCGCCGACTTAGTGGACCATCTGGAACCCCTCACCCTGGCGCTGGACGTGCCGTTTACCATCAACCTGACGGGCTGCTCGAACGCCTGCACGCGCTATCAGGTGGCCGACCTGGGCTTCATGGGGGCCAACCGCACCGACAAGGACGGCAGCGTCCATGAGGTCTACAACGTGCATCTGGCGGGCAGCATCGGGCAGGCGCAGCGCACCGGCACCAAGCTCAGGGGCGCCGTGCCCGCCGAGCGACTGAACGAATACACCGAGGCTGTGCTGAGCGACTTCCAGGCAGGCAAGGCGCCGGGCGAGAGCTTCGTGGAATACGCCGACCGCATGGGCCACGAGCGCTTTACCCCCGACGCTGTGCTGAACGCCAAAGAAGTAGTGGGCGCATGA
- a CDS encoding DUF4395 domain-containing protein produces the protein MIASASPLPAQTDLSALKFNAWLVVVVTALALLSRLPALTLGLGAAMLLGALIPQRSVLRAAYRMLGPRVGLTPDVVAEDPRAHHFAQGVGGSFLLASGLLSLSGLWVAATVLGLTVMALALLNLSQKICVGCLMYFQFRRLRYALLGR, from the coding sequence ATGATTGCTTCTGCCTCTCCCCTTCCAGCCCAGACCGACCTCAGCGCCCTGAAGTTCAATGCGTGGCTGGTCGTTGTGGTGACGGCCCTGGCTCTGCTGTCCAGGCTGCCGGCACTGACGCTGGGGCTGGGGGCGGCCATGCTGCTGGGCGCGCTGATACCGCAGCGCTCGGTGCTGCGCGCGGCCTACCGAATGCTGGGGCCACGGGTAGGCCTGACCCCCGACGTGGTGGCCGAAGACCCGCGCGCCCACCACTTTGCACAGGGCGTGGGCGGCAGCTTTCTGCTGGCCTCGGGGCTGCTGTCCCTGTCCGGTCTCTGGGTGGCCGCTACCGTGCTGGGGCTGACGGTCATGGCCCTGGCCCTGCTCAACCTCTCGCAGAAGATCTGTGTGGGCTGTCTGATGTACTTCCAGTTTCGCCGCCTGAGGTACGCCCTGCTGGGGCGCTAA
- a CDS encoding ABC transporter substrate-binding protein, with the protein MTRTQTLLALSLALLGTTHSAQAQEAQSVRLGFFPNLTHAPALVGLERGTFQKALGKVKLEPKEFVSGTTLTEAFAAGQIDIAYIGPGPAINAITRGMPVQIAAGASEAGAVLVARKDSGIKTYKDLSGKIVAVPSLGNTQDISLRHILNENSLKPKTDGGTVTITPVAPADVQTAFAAKRVDATLVPEPWGAALEAQGHKIIGTEKTVWRDGKYPTTVVIVNTKFAQANPALVAALLKAHGDAVAYINKSPAAAQTVVNKQLLELTGAKLDPRVLQRAFARTRFTTALDAAALKEYAALNVEAGYARSAPDLTPFLRK; encoded by the coding sequence ATGACCCGAACCCAGACCCTGCTTGCCCTGTCCCTTGCCCTCTTGGGCACCACCCACTCTGCCCAGGCCCAGGAGGCACAAAGCGTGCGGCTGGGCTTTTTTCCCAACCTGACCCACGCCCCCGCGCTGGTGGGCCTGGAGCGCGGCACCTTTCAGAAGGCGCTGGGCAAGGTCAAGCTGGAACCCAAGGAATTTGTCTCGGGCACCACGCTGACCGAGGCCTTTGCCGCTGGGCAGATTGACATCGCCTACATCGGGCCGGGCCCGGCCATCAATGCCATTACGCGCGGAATGCCCGTGCAAATTGCTGCCGGGGCCAGCGAGGCCGGCGCCGTGCTGGTGGCGCGCAAGGACAGCGGCATCAAGACCTACAAAGACCTGAGCGGCAAGATTGTGGCGGTGCCCAGCCTGGGCAACACCCAGGACATCAGCCTGCGCCACATCCTGAACGAGAACAGCCTGAAGCCCAAGACCGATGGCGGCACCGTCACGATTACCCCCGTGGCCCCGGCCGACGTGCAAACCGCCTTTGCAGCCAAACGGGTGGACGCCACGCTGGTCCCCGAGCCCTGGGGCGCGGCACTGGAAGCCCAGGGGCACAAGATTATCGGCACCGAGAAAACCGTGTGGCGCGACGGCAAGTATCCGACCACCGTGGTCATCGTGAACACCAAGTTCGCCCAGGCCAACCCGGCCCTGGTGGCGGCGCTCCTGAAGGCCCACGGCGACGCGGTGGCGTACATCAACAAGTCGCCAGCGGCGGCCCAGACCGTCGTGAACAAGCAGCTGCTGGAACTCACCGGCGCCAAGCTGGACCCGCGCGTGCTGCAGCGCGCCTTTGCCCGCACCCGCTTCACCACGGCCCTGGACGCCGCCGCCCTGAAGGAATACGCCGCCCTGAACGTGGAGGCCGGCTATGCTCGCAGCGCGCCCGACCTCACGCCGTTCCTGCGCAAATAA
- the sat gene encoding sulfate adenylyltransferase, with protein MTILLPHLASSALPAPLGGTLVSRLRHPGLDFDPAELAGLPRLALSDRSAADLEMLATGAYSPLTGFVGEADYLSVIERLRLADGTPWSVPITLPVSREDAARLRGRVVLTVAGQDVGWIDVQEAYEARKALEAREVYRTEDEAHPGVAALYAQGDYNLAGEVALFDVPRGAFPGHHRTPAEVRTVIEARGWRSTVAFQTRNPIHRAHEYLQKVALELVDGLLLHPLVGTTKGDDVPADTRVKAYEVLLAGYYPQARTLLSVYPAAMRYAGPREAILHALSRRNYGVTHFIVGRDHAGVGSYYGTYDAQEIFSAYSAEELGVQILKFEHTFYCNSCGQLVSPRTCPHDSSHHLVLSGTKVREKLRAGEDLPAEFTRPEVAEVLRAAYTGRA; from the coding sequence ATGACGATTCTGCTGCCCCACCTTGCCTCCTCTGCCCTGCCGGCCCCTCTGGGCGGCACCCTCGTCAGCCGTCTGCGCCACCCCGGTCTTGACTTTGACCCCGCCGAGCTGGCTGGCCTGCCCCGCCTGGCGCTCTCGGACCGCAGCGCCGCCGACCTGGAAATGCTGGCGACGGGCGCCTACTCGCCCCTGACCGGCTTTGTGGGCGAGGCCGATTACCTCAGCGTCATCGAGCGGCTGCGCCTGGCCGACGGCACCCCCTGGAGCGTTCCCATTACGCTGCCCGTGAGCCGTGAGGACGCCGCGCGCCTGCGGGGCCGCGTGGTCCTGACGGTGGCCGGCCAGGATGTGGGCTGGATAGACGTGCAGGAGGCTTACGAGGCCAGAAAGGCCCTGGAAGCCCGCGAGGTCTACCGCACCGAGGACGAGGCGCACCCCGGCGTGGCCGCGCTGTACGCCCAGGGTGATTACAACCTGGCCGGCGAGGTGGCGCTGTTTGACGTTCCGCGCGGCGCCTTTCCGGGGCATCACCGCACGCCCGCCGAAGTCAGAACGGTGATTGAGGCGCGCGGCTGGCGCAGCACCGTTGCGTTCCAGACCCGCAACCCCATTCACCGCGCCCACGAATACCTGCAAAAGGTGGCGCTGGAACTGGTGGACGGCCTGCTGCTGCACCCGCTGGTAGGCACCACCAAGGGCGACGACGTGCCCGCCGACACCCGCGTCAAGGCCTATGAGGTGCTGCTGGCCGGGTACTATCCCCAGGCCCGCACCCTCCTGAGCGTCTACCCGGCCGCCATGCGCTACGCCGGGCCGCGCGAGGCGATTTTGCACGCCCTGTCACGGCGCAACTACGGGGTCACGCACTTCATCGTGGGGCGTGACCATGCGGGCGTGGGCAGCTACTACGGCACCTACGACGCCCAGGAGATTTTCAGTGCTTACAGCGCCGAAGAACTGGGTGTGCAGATTCTGAAGTTTGAACACACCTTTTATTGCAACTCCTGCGGCCAGCTTGTCAGCCCACGCACCTGCCCTCACGATTCTTCCCACCATCTGGTTCTGAGTGGCACGAAAGTCCGCGAAAAGCTGCGCGCCGGCGAGGATCTGCCCGCCGAATTCACCCGCCCCGAAGTGGCCGAGGTGCTGCGCGCCGCCTATACCGGGCGGGCGTAG
- a CDS encoding YdgA family protein, with protein sequence MTVPPPAPTRPRARRRPLPLLLGVGALLLAGTYAGATALFSSRAQTLTRDLTAGLQLSAQASGAAKVEQLSYQRGLTRSTQTMRVTLTDAAAPVNLLVTNEIQHGPLPGFQAAGQAVIHTTVRFEDPKIQAGYERAFPADKPKLLTRIALNGDTTSDLGVPAGTVTEEGTNLTWQALKGQVEVRGLQTRANLTWPGLQMSGPDGSGQVGNVTLTSDLRRSGPEDRLGTGSSTLKLAQVRLGDGSEQINVQDVAVTAQSALKGEHYDVAMNYDIGRAEGAGQSYGGVQLHLGVGHLAQAPLHRLLVLLDETRKTTGVASAAGDLKSLTPEQEKQAGADLLALVKDKPVLTLDRLSLKGEGGEVLLTGSAALPGAAALSDTDLKALLEEPTGALGMLDVQANLQGSEAAMRGLLGTFGRGLEDNLDAFIEAGYLKRSGDTLSLALRLNQGEPTLNGQSMADF encoded by the coding sequence ATGACTGTTCCCCCACCGGCCCCCACCCGTCCCCGCGCCCGCCGCCGCCCTCTGCCCCTGCTGCTGGGGGTGGGCGCCCTACTGCTGGCCGGCACCTACGCCGGGGCCACCGCCCTGTTTTCCAGCCGTGCCCAGACCCTTACCCGTGACCTGACGGCCGGCCTCCAGCTTTCAGCCCAGGCCAGCGGCGCCGCCAAGGTGGAGCAGCTGTCTTATCAGCGGGGGCTGACCCGCAGCACCCAGACCATGCGCGTGACCCTCACGGACGCCGCGGCGCCGGTCAACCTGCTCGTGACCAACGAGATTCAGCACGGGCCGCTGCCCGGCTTTCAGGCGGCCGGGCAGGCGGTGATCCATACCACGGTGCGCTTTGAAGACCCCAAAATTCAGGCGGGGTACGAGCGGGCCTTTCCGGCCGACAAGCCGAAGCTGCTGACCCGCATTGCGCTGAACGGCGACACCACCAGCGACCTTGGCGTGCCGGCCGGCACCGTGACAGAAGAGGGCACCAACCTGACCTGGCAGGCACTGAAAGGCCAGGTTGAGGTCCGTGGGCTCCAGACCCGCGCCAACCTGACCTGGCCTGGCCTTCAGATGAGCGGCCCGGACGGCTCGGGTCAGGTGGGCAATGTAACCCTGACCAGCGATCTGCGCCGCAGCGGCCCGGAAGACCGCCTGGGCACCGGCAGCAGCACCCTAAAGCTGGCGCAGGTGCGCCTGGGCGACGGCAGCGAGCAGATCAATGTACAGGACGTGGCAGTCACGGCCCAGAGCGCTCTGAAGGGCGAACACTACGACGTGGCCATGAACTACGACATCGGCCGTGCCGAGGGCGCCGGCCAGAGTTACGGCGGCGTGCAACTGCACCTGGGGGTCGGGCACCTGGCCCAGGCCCCGCTGCACCGCCTCCTGGTGCTGCTGGATGAGACGCGCAAGACCACAGGTGTGGCCTCGGCAGCGGGCGACTTGAAGTCACTCACCCCCGAGCAGGAGAAGCAGGCGGGCGCTGACCTGCTGGCCCTGGTCAAGGACAAGCCAGTCCTGACCCTGGACCGGCTGAGCCTGAAAGGTGAGGGCGGCGAAGTCCTGCTGACGGGCAGCGCGGCCCTCCCCGGCGCCGCTGCCCTGAGTGACACCGACCTGAAAGCCCTGTTGGAAGAACCCACGGGGGCGCTGGGCATGTTGGACGTGCAGGCCAACTTGCAGGGGTCGGAAGCCGCGATGCGCGGCCTGCTGGGCACCTTTGGCCGTGGCCTGGAAGACAACCTCGACGCCTTTATCGAGGCGGGTTACCTGAAGCGCAGCGGTGACACCCTGAGCCTGGCCTTGCGACTGAACCAGGGTGAGCCCACGCTGAACGGCCAGAGTATGGCTGACTTCTGA
- the cysC gene encoding adenylyl-sulfate kinase, producing MTILAERPATQKGRVVWLTGLSGAGKSTLASALYAELLARGIPTELLDGDAVRENLSKGLGFSKADRDTNVRRIGFVAGLLAKHGVTVLVSAISPYADTRREVLSGLPNPLEVFVDAPLEVVTARDVKGLYLKALAGEIPHFTGVSDPYEAPEAPDLHLRTDQIAVDEGVRQLLVALGL from the coding sequence ATGACCATCCTGGCAGAGCGCCCCGCCACCCAAAAAGGCCGCGTGGTCTGGCTGACGGGCCTGAGTGGCGCAGGCAAAAGCACGCTGGCCAGCGCCCTGTACGCCGAGCTGCTGGCGCGCGGCATTCCCACCGAACTGCTCGACGGCGACGCGGTGCGCGAGAACCTGAGTAAGGGGCTGGGCTTTTCCAAGGCAGACCGCGATACCAACGTGCGCCGCATCGGCTTTGTGGCCGGGCTGCTGGCCAAACATGGCGTGACAGTGCTGGTCAGCGCCATTAGCCCCTACGCCGACACCCGGCGCGAGGTGCTGTCCGGGCTGCCCAATCCCCTGGAGGTCTTTGTGGACGCGCCCCTGGAGGTTGTGACGGCGCGCGATGTCAAGGGGCTATATCTGAAGGCGCTGGCCGGGGAGATTCCGCACTTCACCGGCGTCAGCGACCCCTACGAGGCGCCCGAAGCCCCGGACCTGCACCTGCGCACCGACCAGATCGCGGTGGATGAGGGGGTGCGGCAGTTGCTGGTGGCCCTGGGGCTGTGA
- a CDS encoding phosphoribosyltransferase family protein, with product MTSTQQELTVTIGGVSRTLPTVRAGGMGRVPLVEFIGDSEFTNAVAQEMVALIPEGTEVLLTVVTNALPLTHELSDRSGLPYVCARKKRRTYMQNPIIQDVPSMTLGVAETLWLDGPHAARLKGKQVTVVQDVVASGGTAQALARLVERAGGTVNGYLAAFRQGDSTLPLVALQSLPKTL from the coding sequence ATGACCAGCACCCAGCAGGAATTGACCGTGACCATCGGCGGCGTGTCGCGCACCCTCCCCACTGTTCGTGCCGGAGGCATGGGCCGCGTGCCGCTGGTGGAATTCATTGGCGACAGTGAATTTACGAACGCCGTGGCGCAGGAGATGGTGGCTCTCATTCCTGAGGGCACCGAGGTGTTGCTGACAGTGGTCACCAACGCCCTGCCCCTGACGCACGAACTCAGCGACCGTTCGGGCCTGCCGTATGTTTGTGCCCGTAAAAAGCGGCGCACCTACATGCAAAACCCCATCATTCAGGACGTGCCCAGCATGACCCTGGGCGTGGCCGAAACCCTGTGGCTCGACGGCCCGCATGCGGCGCGCCTGAAGGGCAAGCAGGTGACGGTGGTGCAGGATGTGGTGGCCTCAGGCGGTACGGCGCAGGCGCTGGCGCGTTTGGTGGAGCGGGCCGGCGGCACCGTCAACGGCTATCTGGCGGCCTTCCGGCAGGGGGACAGCACCCTGCCACTGGTGGCCCTGCAAAGTCTGCCGAAGACGCTGTAA
- a CDS encoding phosphoadenylyl-sulfate reductase, whose product MDRTEEAPRLPWLPAAFSPDTDPLEVIRWALATYPDLRMPSAFNLNGVVLLDLAYQAGYRGEVIFVNTGFHFPETLATRDRLAARYPGLTFVTLNAGAHPEDGQTDPTLYASNPDACCAARKVTPLQAYLRQQAPSALLNARSRDQAATRAEIPFVEDGARVKINPLAHWTREMLEAYAAAHDLPVNPLYWDGFLSVGCWPCTRAVRPGEDARAGRWAGQGKTECGLWAGEGRL is encoded by the coding sequence GTGGACCGGACCGAAGAGGCCCCGCGCCTTCCCTGGCTTCCCGCCGCCTTCTCCCCGGACACCGACCCGCTGGAGGTTATCCGCTGGGCGCTGGCGACCTACCCCGACCTGCGGATGCCCAGTGCGTTTAACCTCAACGGGGTGGTGCTGCTGGACCTGGCTTATCAGGCGGGCTACCGGGGCGAGGTGATCTTCGTGAACACCGGGTTTCACTTTCCCGAAACCCTGGCCACGCGGGACCGCCTGGCGGCGCGCTATCCGGGCCTGACCTTCGTGACCTTGAATGCGGGCGCCCACCCCGAGGACGGGCAGACCGACCCCACGCTGTACGCGAGCAACCCGGATGCCTGCTGCGCGGCGCGCAAGGTGACCCCCTTGCAGGCCTATCTGCGCCAGCAGGCCCCCTCGGCACTGCTCAACGCCCGCAGCCGCGACCAGGCCGCCACCCGCGCCGAGATTCCGTTTGTCGAAGACGGCGCGCGCGTCAAGATCAATCCTCTGGCCCACTGGACGCGCGAAATGCTCGAAGCGTACGCCGCCGCCCACGACCTGCCGGTCAATCCGCTGTACTGGGACGGCTTTCTGAGCGTCGGCTGCTGGCCCTGCACCCGCGCGGTGCGCCCCGGCGAGGACGCCCGTGCGGGCCGCTGGGCGGGCCAGGGCAAAACCGAGTGCGGCCTGTGGGCCGGCGAGGGGCGCCTGTGA